A single region of the Sorghum bicolor cultivar BTx623 chromosome 7, Sorghum_bicolor_NCBIv3, whole genome shotgun sequence genome encodes:
- the LOC8069649 gene encoding uncharacterized protein LOC8069649 yields the protein MTRGGGGDMKSFFRQQKANAGAGATKPTGGVSKKASPAAAHQHHQKAAPALHVHPSSPDHGASAGADTGRLQQEEEERERAAREFDMDMRYGPCLGVTRAQRWRRAAALGLAPPPALLALCTDDQPCLWEGRV from the exons ATGACGAGGGGCGGCGGAGGCGACATGAAGTCCTTCTTCCGTCAGCAGAAGGCGAACGCCGGGGCCGGCGCCACCAAGCCCACCGGCGGCGTCTCCAAGAAGgcttcgccggcggcggcgcaccAGCACCACCAGAAGGCCGCGCCCGCCCTCCACGTCCACCCGTCGTCCCCAG ATCACGGCGCCAGCGCCGGTGCCGACACGGGGAGGCtccagcaggaggaggaggagcgggagaggGCGGCCcgggagttcgacatggacatgCGCTACGGGCCCTGCCTCGGCGTCACCCGCGCCCAGCGctggcgccgcgccgccgcgctcGGCCTCGCACCGCCGCCGGCGCTCCTCGCCCTCTGCACCGATGACCAGCCCTGCCTCTGGGAGGGCCGCGTCTAG
- the LOC110436795 gene encoding DNA-binding protein REB1: MERVSGTECREGMAVMSNKEEKECQITKVEKGRKNGKKHKDKGQGGDCEGKAVVMSNKKEKGCQITKGEKGWKKGKKRKDKGRGGDCDSSIHSGDRNHSIEMEQADVSATMAENPCLEHAEGAMSKSSVKKHRKKKKKDKEVETNGQNQVLDPDENVGSEDAERNNREREHDRKSKKCKRKHQDDETASSGSSAKIVLGKDKRRKKECLVTWDMEEGNKSVMSKIGKKTESNKKRRKERNNVGVDLRRNAPAGEGKNGKGIKERKMCEDENDDGEREKENMAKRKDKGRRVSFTDDVEVFNIGGSDDVEGDGSGEIELVHGRRFTSEEDAKLMEAMVKYAEMRQLGEKGLEMIGDCKKYPELKGCWPEIAKSLPHRPTDAVYKRARILLQRSAERKWTEEEREIVRRFVEKNGRNWRVLAKELGKNEIHVKDLWRRMKPKNLRRGHWTQDEYQNLFDLVNLDLRMKAHQYFDPGHRQIRDNISWEAISDKLTTRNNHECCQKWYLQLASPLVKEGIWADKDDYLLVEALQNVDAVCVEEVDWENLVEHRSGELCRQRWNQMVRLLGGHRDKPFIEQVEVLARRYCPEMLPYRESKAGDLSAGELAGGSDL, encoded by the exons ATGGAGAGGGTTTCCGGCACAGAGTGCAGAGAGGGCATGGCTGTTATGAGCAACAAGGAGGAGAAAGAATGCCAAATAACCAAAGTAGAGAAGGGACGGAAGAATGGGAAGAAACATAAGGACAAGGGTCAGGGTGGCGATTGTGAGGGCAAGGCTGTTGTTATGAGCAACAAGAAGGAAAAAGGCTGCCAAATAACCAAAGGAGAGAAGGGATGGAAGAAGGGGAAGAAGCGTAAGGACAAGGGTCGTGGCGGCGATTGTGATAGCTCAATTCATTCTGGTGACAGGAACCATAGCATTGAGATGGAGCAAGCTGATGTGTCAGCCACGATGGCTGAAAACCCCTGCTTGGAGCATGCAGAGGGTGCTATGAGCAAAAGCTCTGTGAAGAAACAtaggaagaaaaagaagaaagataaaGAGGTTGAAACTAATGGCCAGAATCAGGTACTTGACCCTGATGAAAATGTTGGGTCAGAAGATGCGGAGAGGAACAACAGAGAAAGAGAACATGATAGGAAGTCAAAGAAGTGCAAACGAAAGCATCAGGATGATGAGACTGCCTCGAGTGGTTCTTCTGCTAAAATTGTTTTAGGGAAAGATAAGAGGAGGAAAAAGGAGTGTTTAGTTACCTGGGACATGGAAGAGGGCAATAAATCTGTCATGTCAAAGATTGGGAAGAAGACAGAGAGCAATAAAAAGAGGAGAAAGGAGAGAAATAATGTTGGTGTTGACCTAAGACGAAATGCACCAGCTGGAGAGGGCAAGAATGGTAAGGGTATCAAAGAGAGAAAAATGTGTGAGGATGAGAATGATGACGgtgaaagagaaaaagaaaacatggCAAAGCGAAAGGACAAGGGTAGACGAGTGAGCTTCACTGATGATGTGGAGGTGTTTAATATAGGTGGCAGTGATGATGTAGAGGGTGATGGGAGTGGTGAAATTGAACTTGTGCATGGACGACGGTTTACCTCTGAGGAAGATGCGAAGCTAATGGAAGCCATGGTGAAATATGCAGAG ATGAGGCAATTAGGAGAGAAAGGGTTAGAGATGATTGGGGATTGTAAAAAATATCCAGAGCTCAAGGGTTGTTGGCCTGAAATAG CAAAATCATTACCTCATAGACCCACAGATGCCGTATACAAACGTGCAAGGATCTTACTTCAAAGGAGTGCTGAGCGTAAATGGACTGAAGAGGAGCGTGAGATAGTTCGACG GTTTGTTGAAAAGAATGGCAGAAATTGGAGGGTATTAGCAAAAGAACTTGGAAAGAATGAAATCCATGTAAAAGATCTTTGGAGACGAATGAAGCCCAAAAATTTGAGAAGAG GGCATTGGACTCAGGATGAGTACCAAAACTTATTTGACTTGGTAAATTTGGACTTGCGTATGAAAGCCCACCAATACTTCGACCCTGGTCACCGTCAG ATAAGAGATAACATTTCTTGGGAGGCTATCAGTGATAAATTAACCACTCGTAATAACCATGAGTGCTGCCAGAAGTG GTACCTGCAATTGGCATCACCACTGGTTAAAGAAGGAATCTGGGCAGATAAAGATGATTATCTGCTAGTGGAAGC GCTTCAAAATGTTGATGCTGTTTGTGTTGAAGAAGTTGACTGGGAGAACCTTGTTGAGCATAG GTCTGGGGAGCTTTGCCGTCAAAGATGGAACCAGATGGTCCGCCTGCTCGGTGGCCACAGAGATAAGCCTTTCATTGAGCAAGTGGAAGTGCTTGCAAGGCGGTACTGCCCAGAAATGCTTCCGTACAGGGAATCAAAAGCAGGTGACTTATCGGCCGGCGAACTTGCTGGAGGCTCTGACCTGTAA
- the LOC8080866 gene encoding AUGMIN subunit 7, with the protein MASKQMEEIQRKLSLLEYPRANAPAQSLLFAGVERYRLLEWLFFRLLGDRSPFTQQNWQGDSLDRDEENNRIQHLAEIANFLGITPSVDTEAIQGRGSYEERVELLHLIVDLVEASCYADNPEWSVDKQLEKDVQLVDSIAEKQAQIFSEECKLFPADVQIQSIYPLPDIAELELKLSEYTKKMSNLQQMVQELASKYDYNPNEDYAETELKLREHLKSFLETVKSFNTIYTKEIHPWTHMMEVPQLHGFGPAANRLLEAYNTLLKFLGNLRSLRDSYTAMAAGSLSASNEPSSVTKIISDCESALTFLNHSLSILSTSVAREQGETL; encoded by the exons ATGGCGTCGAAGCagatggaggagatccagcggAAGCTGTCCCTGCTGGAGTACCCGCGGGCGAACGCCCCCGCGCAATCCCTCCTCTTCGCCGGCGTCGAGCGCTACCGGCTCCTCGAGTGGCTCTTCTTCCG GCTCCTAGGCGACAGATCGCCCTTCACGCAGCAGAACTGGCAGGGGGATAGCCTGGACCGCGACGAGGAGAACAACAGGATCCAAC ACCTGGCGGAGATAGCTAACTTCCTGGGCATCACACCTTCGGTGGACACCGAGGCGATTCAG GGTCGAGGTAGCTATGAGGAGCGGGTGGAACTTCTCCATCTTATTGTCGACCTAGTGGAAGCTAGTTGCTACGCTGACAATCCAGAGTGGAG TGTTGATAAGCAATTGGAGAAGGATGTGCAACTCGTAGATTCAATTGCTGAGAAACAAGCCCAAATTTTTTCGGAGGAGTGCAAACTTTTCCCTGCAGATGTTCAAATACAATCAATTTACCCCTT GCCTGATATTGCTGAATTAGAGTTAAAGCTCTCGGAGTATACCAAAAAGATGTCCAATCTGCAGCAAATGGTTCAGGAATTAGCATCGAAG TATGATTATAATCCAAATGAAGACTATGCTGAGACAGAATTGAAGTTGAGGGAACACTTGAAATCATTTTTGGAAACGGTTAAATCCTTCAACACAATATATACTAAG GAAATCCATCCATGGACCCACATGATGGAAGTGCCACAATTGCATGGCTTCGGTCCAGCTGCTAACCGCCTCCTGGAGGCATACAATACCCTTTTAAAG TTCCTGGGAAACCTGAGGAGCCTCCGAGATTCATACACTGCAATGGCTGCTGGTTCACTGTCGGCTTCTAATGAGCCTTCATCTGTGACCAAGATTATTTCAGACTGTGAATCTGCGTTAACCTTCTTGAATCACAGTCTTTCCATCCTTTCAACTTCCGTGGCACGTGAGCAGGGGGAAACACTATGA
- the LOC8069648 gene encoding MOB kinase activator-like 1A has product MPARPAPSAVRRLHPTAVPPRRPMPSEPNHFTSSGARRSQTQLGPPFVLFGSSSQSLAACAKSSSSRRRRRRSSSRRRLHSPPPLLGGAPDRGRAVGGGGGMSLFGLGRNQKTFRPKKSAPSGSKGAQLRKHIDATLGSGNLREAVRLPPGEDINEWLAVNTVDFFNQVNLLYGTLTEFCTPESCPTMTAGPKYEYRWADGVQIKKPIEVSAPKYVEYLMDWIEGQLDDESIFPQKLGTPFPQNFKEVVKTIFKRLFRVYAHIYHSHFQKIVSLKEEAHLNTCFKHFILFTNEFGLIDKKELAPLQELIESIIVPY; this is encoded by the exons ATGCCAGCCAGGCCGGCTCCATCCGCCGTCCGTCGCCTCCATCCGACGGCCGTCCCGCCGCGCCGTCCCATGCCGAGCGAGCCCAATCATTTCACATCGTCTGGCGCTCGCAGGTCGCAGACGCAGCTCGGCCCCCCCTTCGTCCTCTTCGGCTCCTCCTCGCAGTCGCTCGCTGCGTGCGCcaaaagcagcagcagcaggaggaggaggaggaggtcctCCAGCCGTCGCCGTCTCCACTCTCCACCACCACTGCTCGGCGGCGCGCCGGATCGAGGGAGGGCagtcggaggaggaggagggatgAGTCTCTTCGGGCTTGGACG GAACCAGAAGACATTCCGTCCCAAGAAGAGTGCTCCGTCAGGCAGCAAG GGAGCGCAGCTCCGGAAGCACATAGATGCCACTCTCGGCAGTGGAAACCTTAGGGAAGCTGTGAGGTTGCCCCCTGGAGAGGATATCAATGAATGGCTTGCTGTGAATA CTGTGGATTTCTTTAACCAAGTTAATCTGCTGTATGGCACACTCACAGAATTCTGCACACCTGAGAGCTGCCCGACAATGACAGCTGGCCCAAA GTACGAGTACAGATGGGCTGATGGTGTGCAGATAAAGAAACCCATAGAGGTATCAGCACCAAAATATGTGGAGTATCTGATGGATTGGATTGAAGGCCAGCTTGACGATGAATCCATATTTCCTCAAAAACTTg GCACGCCATTTCCACAAAACTTCAAGGAAGTAGTGAAGACAATATTCAAGCGCTTGTTTCGTGTCTATGCCCACATCTACCACTCTCATTTCCAGAAGATTGTTAGCCTTAAAGAGGAGGCCCATCTCAATACCTGTTTCAAGCACTTCATTCTGTTTACAAAT GAGTTTGGCCTGATTGACAAGAAGGAGCTGGCTCCACTCCAGGAGCTCATCGAATCCATCATCGTTCCTTACTGA
- the LOC8069647 gene encoding 40S ribosomal protein S3-3 → MATQISKKKKFVSDGVFYAELNEMLTRELAEDGYSGVEVRVTPMRTEIIIRATRTQNVLGEKGRRIRELTSVVQKRFNFPENGVELYAEKVVNRGLCAIAQAESLRYKLLGGLAVRRACYGVLRFVMESGAKGCEVIVSGKLRAQRAKSMKFKDGYMISSGQPVNEYIDSAVRHVLLRQGVLGIKVKIMLDWDPKGKVGPITPLPDLVTIHTPKDEDELRPPVLAPEV, encoded by the exons ATGGCGacccagatcagcaagaagaagaag TTCGTCAGCGACGGTGTGTTCTACGCCGAGCTTAACGAGATGCTGACGCGGGAGCTGGCCGAGGACGGCTACTCCGGCGTGGAGGTGCGCGTCACGCCGATGCGCACGGAGATCATCATCCGCGCCACGCGCACGCAGAACGTGCTCGGTGAGAAGGGTCGCAGGATCAGGGAGCTGACCTCTGTCGTCCAGAAGAGGTTCAACTTCCCCGAGAACGGCGTCGAGCTCTACGCCGAGAAGGTCGTCAACCGCGGCCTCTGCGCCATCGCGCAGGCTGAGTCCCTCCGCTACAAGCTCCTCGGAGGCCTTGCCGTCCGGAG GGCTTGCTATGGTGTTCTTCGCTTCGTTATGGAGAGTGGTGCTAAGGGTTGTGAG GTCATTGTCAGTGGAAAGCTCAGGGCCCAAAGAGCCAAGTCCATgaaattcaaggatggctacaTGATCTCATCTGGTCAGCCAGTGAATGAGTACATTGATTCGGCTGTGAGACACGTCCTTCTCAGACAG GGTGTTCTTGGTATCAAGGTGAAGATCATGCTCGACTGGGACCCGAAGGGCAAGGTTGGTCCAATCACCCCTCTTCCGGACCTGGTGACCATCCATACCCCGAAGGACGAGGA
- the LOC8080867 gene encoding RNA polymerase sigma factor sigA produces the protein MTATPAMIGLSAGKRLLATSFGNTDLAPPDAHPSLQFAPAAPKLTVVAHRASASSSSSSSSPAGHARAHAIRALRNHSAPALAPPLPLPLPPPPAADPAPELDSEFEFELESSLEAIVLLQRSMLEKQWQLPFEDEDEDDERLTKAAVVVARSGVSARQRRMSGRRRGPGRKSVTVSPELMQSRNRIYLRGTVSKDLLTHKQVIQLSRKIKDGIWLQHQRSKLKEKLGNEPSYKQLAQSLHISPPELRARMRESFLAREMLTMSNIRLVISIAQKYDNLGVELADLIQGGLIGLLRGIEKFDASRGFRISTYVYWWIRQGVSRALADNSKAFRLPTYLHERLIAIRGAKYALEDQGIAPTVENIAESLNISEKKVHNATEAVNKVLSLDQQAFPSLNGLPGDTLHSYIEDQNVANDPWHGFEERYLKEEVNNLINSTLNERERDIIRLYHGIGKQCHTWEDISRQFGLSRERVRQVGLVAMEKLKHAARRKHLDALLEEY, from the exons ATGACCGCGACGCCGGCGATGATCGGGCTGAGCGCCGGCAAACGCCTCCTCGCCACCTCATTCGGCAACACCGACCTCGCGCCCCCGGACGCGCACCCGTCGCTGCAGTTCGCGCCCGCCGCGCCCAAGCTCACCGTCGTCGCGCACCGCGCCtccgcctcctcgtcgtcctcatcctcgtccCCCGCCGGccacgcgcgcgcgcacgcCATCCGGGCGCTCAGGAACCACTCCGCGCCCGCGCTCGCCCCGcctctgccgctgccgctgccgcctccACCCGCGGCGGACCCGGCTCCGGAGCTGGACTCGGAGTTCGAGTTCGAGCTGGAGTCCTCGCTCGAGGCCATCGTGCTGCTGCAGCGCTCCATGCTCGAGAAGCAGTGGCAGCTCCCcttcgaggacgaggacgaggacgacgagaGGCTTACCAAGGCCGCCGTGGTGGTGGCGCGGTCCGGCGTCTCGGCGCGGCAGCGGCGGATGAGCGGCCGCCGGCGGGGACCTGGTCGGAAGAGCGTCACCGTCAGCCCGGAGCTGATGCAGAGCCGGAACCGCATCTACCTACGGGGCACCGTCAGTAAAGACCTCCTCACGCACAAGCAGGTCATTCAGCTCTCCAGGAAGATCAAGGACGGCATCTGGCTTCAGCACCAAAGATCAAA GCTCAAGGAGAAACTGGGGAATGAGCCGTCATACAAGCAGCTGGCGCAATCACTGCATATATCGCCCCCTGAACTGCGTGCAAGAATGCGTGAGTCATTTCTTGCGAGGGAGATGCTGACAATGAGCAACATCCGTCTGGTGATATCCATTGCTCAGAAGTATGATAACCTAGGTGTGGAGTTGGCAGACCTTATTCAG GGTGGTCTGATAGGTCTACTCCGTGGGATCGAAAAGTTTGATGCCTCAAGGGGATTTAGGATTTCCACCTATGTGTATTGGTGGATTCGTCAG GGCGTTTCAAGAGCATTGGCTGATAACTCAAAGGCGTTCAGGCTCCCTACTTATTTGCATGAGAGGTTGATTGCAATTCGTGGTGCAAAGTATGCGttggaagatcaaggaattgctCCGACAGTAGAG AACATAGCAGAGTCGCTCAATATATCGGAAAAGAAAGTGCACAATGCTACAGAG GCTGTGAACAAGGTTCTTTCACTGGATCAACAGGCGTTCCCCTCCTTAAATGGCCTACCTGGGGACACACTCCATAGT TATATAGAGGATCAGAACGTCGCAAATGATCCATGGCATGGATTTGAGGAAAGGTATCTCAAG GAGGAAGTTAATAATCTTATAAATTCAACTCTCAACGAGCGTGAGAGGGATATTATTCGATTGTATCATGGCATAGGAAAACAGTGCCATACATGGGAGGACATCAGCAGACA ATTTGGGTTGTCGAGGGAGCGTGTGAGGCAAGTAGGACTCGTTGCAATGGAGAAGCTGAAGCATGCTGCAAGGAGGAAACATTTGGATGCATTGCTTGAGGAATATTGA